Within the Alphaproteobacteria bacterium genome, the region ACTGCGTAATTTTTGATCTATTTCTTTAAATTGTGTAATTAAGAGCATCTGTTCATTAGAAATAAGCATCATCATTTTGTCTTCTAAACGTATCCATATTGGGATGTATTCATTTGGAAGGTCAATAGGGTGTATTTCTTGAATAGGCTTTTGATATAAGGGGGGCTCAACTAAAATCTGTGCGATTAAAACGTCATTTGATGTGTCAGGTGATTCTATTTCAGCAGATATTGTTGAATTGTTTTCGGGTTGTGTATCCACGTCAGGAATTGATAAAAGAGGTGCAAGTTCGGTGTCTTCTATAGTTGATCGATCGCTTTCAGCAGATATTGTTGTATTGTTTGCGCTGGAGATTTCAGGTTGTGTATCTTCATCAGGAATTGATAAAAGATAGGCAAGTTCGCCATCTTCTAAAGTTGATTGATCATTTTCCATAGCATGCGTTGAACATGAAATGAATAACGAAAGTGTTACGAAAGAAACAAAATTTTTCATTTTTTAGCCTTATAAAAAAATAATTAACAGATTAACTTTGATCTTAGCATTGTTTTAATATCTATTCAAAAAAAAGGTTGAATTTTTGATTGTTGTTTTTTCTAAATTTTAAAGGTTCCGCTTGATTTTTTTGAAATTTTATGGCAATGTCGCCTTTATCTGTGACAAACAGAATACATGCCGCCGTGGCTCAGTGGTAGAGCACACCCTTGGTAAGGGTGAGGTCGCGCGTTCGATCCGCGCCGGCGGCACCATTTTTAACAATATGCAAATAGTCGCAGCAAACTTAAAGGTCATCCCATGAGAAAAGTTATTGTTGAATGGATTAACGTTATATTTTGGGCAGGGCTTATCGCTATTGCCTTTCGTTCCTTTTTATTTGAACCCTTCCGTATTCCTAGCTCTTCTATGGTCCCTAATTTGCTTGTAGGTGATTATCTTTTTGTTAATAAATTTTCCTATGGTTATGGGCGTTACGCTTTTCCTTTTGGATTTCCACCCTTTGAAGGTCGTTTTTTTGATCGTCCTATCGAACGTGGTGAAGTGGTTGTTTTCCGTATCCCAGACCATGATAAAGATTATATTAAACGCTTTATTGGGATGCCAGGTGATCGTATCCAACTTAAAGAAGGTATTCTTCATATCAATGGTGAAGCTTGTAAGCGCGAGAAGATAGGTGAGTATTTGTATCATGTTGAAAATACAGGCGAAATAAGACGCATGGATAAATATCGTGAAACCTTGCCTGGAGGCAAAAGTTATGAAATTATCCAAGAACCTGATTACCAAAACCCATCGAACCCTTATATAAAGATTGCGAATAATACACAAGAATATGTCGTGCCTGAAGGGCATTATATGGGTATTGGTGATAATCGAGATCATTCTGGCGATAGTCGTTATTTACGTGATGTAAGACCATCAAATATTGGTTACATCCCAAAACAATATGTTATTGGTCGCGCGTCGATTAAATGGTTTTCTTTAGAAGACGCCGATATTTGGCAAATCTGGAAATGGCCATCAGCGATTAGGTTTGACAGAATTATGTCACCGATTCGTTGATAATTATTAATATTATGGGCAAATTCGTCGTCAGTTCTGCGCTTCCGGTGCTCATGTACCTAAAGTACATTCCGCGCCGGTTCTCGATCTTTCTAGACTTTGCCTCATAATATTAATAATTCTTTTTTTCGTCATTGCGAGGGGCGCAGCTCCGTGGCAATCTCCTTGAAAAATTGAGATCGCCACACCCCCTGCGGGGGTTCGCGATGACGATCCAGGATAGTTCGTCATTAGAAAGTATACTTTCATGATGTTAGAAAATTATGTATTAATCCTATTCAATAAAACACAAAGGAATTGAACTACTTGAATTTTAAATTTACTGAAAAACAAATTAAAAAATTATCGACTCTTCTTGATTGGCCTATTCAAAATGTTGTTCTTTTTGAAGAGGCTTTTTTGCATCCAAGCTGTTCCTACTTAAAAGCATCAGGCGCGCGTAATTATCAGCGACTCGAATTTTTGGGTGATCGCGTATTGGGTCTTCTGGTGTCTGAAACGCTTTTGAAATTATTTCCTAATGAACCCGAGGGTAAAATTGCACGAAGGTTTACTGCTTTAGTATGTATGGATATGCTGGCAGAAATTTCACAAAAACTGAATTTGGCGCAATTTCTTTTTGTATTGCCTGGCGTGAGTGAAGAAGCTCTTAAAAATAGTGCGTCAAGTCTCGCCGATATCGTTGAATCAGTGATTGCAGCGCTTTATCTTGATGCTGGACTTGAAAAAACACGCGAATTTATAGAAAAACATTGGATGTCATATATTCAAGGACATCAGACACCGCCCAAAGATCCCAAATCAGCTTTACAAGAATGGTTGCAGGCACAAGGATCGCCGTTGCCCTCTTATGATCTTGTTGAAACAAAAGGTGCGTTGCACAATCCAATTTTTGTGGTTGAAGTTAAAGGGGAGGGGTTTTTGCCTGCTCAAGGTGAAGGTAATTCAAAAAAAGTTGCAGAGCATAAGGCTGCGCAACAAGTACTAAATAATCTTGAAAATATAATTAAGGAAATTAATTAATGACGACCAAATGTTCTTTTGTGGCGCTTATAGGCGCACCTAATGCCGGTAAATCAACGCTTATCAATAATTTTGTTGGGACCAAAGTATCGATCGTATCACCAAAGGTACAAACAACACGTGCACGCGTTTTAGGTGTATTAACCGAAGCTGAAACGCAGCTTGTTTTTATCGATACGCCTGGTATTTTTAAGCCTGAAAAAAGATTGCAACGCGCCATGGTAGAAGCCGCCTGGCAGGGCGCTTATGATGCTGATTCCATTGTTCTTATGGTTGATGCGGCGAAATATAAAAGTCATGACAATGTTCAATTGTTTGAAAAATTGAAGAAACTGGAAAAACCTAAGATATTGGTTTTAAATAAAATTGATTTGATTGCTAAAGTAAAACTTCTTGAAATTGTTTCTTTTCTGCATACGCGTGGCACATTTGAGTCCATCTTCATGATATCAGCTTTAACATCTGATGGCGTGAGTGATTTAAAAAAGCATCTAACTGAGAAGGCATTGACAGGTCCTTGGCATTTCCCTGAAGGGCAATTATCGAATTTAACGGATCGTTTATTTGCAGCTGAAATTACACGTGAACAATTATTTTTGAAGTTACATGAAGAACTTCCTTATGGATTAACTGTCGAGACTGAATCTTGGGAAGAATTCGATAATGGATCGATCAAAATAAATCAAATGATTACCATTGATCGTGCTGGTCATAAAGCCATGATTTTGGGTGCAAAAGGCCGTATGATTAAGGAAATCAGTCAGACATCACGTGAAGAACTTGAAGTCCATTATGGTGTTAAAATTCATCTTTATTTATTTATTCGTGTGCGTGAAAATTGGCAAGATAATCCAAGTCATTACAAAGAAATGGGGATTGATTTCACGAAATAGTTAATCTATGGGACAAGAAATGAAAATAAGCCCATTTTTAACTATCCCGTTCTCATACACCGCAACGTATTTCTAAGAACTGAAAACAATTTTTTACCAAAAGCTCTTCAAAAAAAGGGTTTTTTGACCTCTCCCCTTGTGGGAGAGGTCGCGACTAAAGGGAGCGGGTGAGGGGTATTTTACAATTTTGGAGAGATGAGTATTTGTTTGGTAATGCTTAGATTATGGCGTGATGGTGTTATTTTTGTAAACGCTTTAGATACCCCTCACCCGTCGCTGCGCGCCGACCTCTCCCATAAGGGGGAGAGGTGAAACCGAAGAAATTTAATTTTCTGTCCCATAGATTGTGCATCTATGCACAACGACCTGCAAAAATAGCATTCGTGCCTAATTCTTCTTCGATGCGTAAAAGCTGATTATATTTGGCAAGACGTTCTGATCTGCAGGGTGCGCCTGTCTTAATTTGACCTGAATGTGTGGCAACAGATAAATCAGCAATAAAAGTGTCTTCAGTTTCGCCTGACCTATGAGAAATAATTGTTTTATATGAATTTTTATGTGCAAGTTCAACAGCATCCATCGTTTCAGATAAAGTGCCAATTTGGTTTAATTTAATGAGAACAGAATTTGCAACATTTTGGGTGATGCCTTGTGTAATCTTTTCTAAATTGGTGACGAATAGATCATCCCCAACAAGCTGGACTTTGGATCCAAGACGTTCCGTACATTCTTTCCAACCGCGCCAATCATCTTCAGCAAGGCCGTCCTCAATGGAGATAATAGGGTATTGGTTGATGTAACTTTCATAAAGATCTATTATTTCAGGTGCAAATAGGGTTTTGCCTTCATTGCTTAATGTGTAA harbors:
- the lepB gene encoding signal peptidase I; the protein is MRKVIVEWINVIFWAGLIAIAFRSFLFEPFRIPSSSMVPNLLVGDYLFVNKFSYGYGRYAFPFGFPPFEGRFFDRPIERGEVVVFRIPDHDKDYIKRFIGMPGDRIQLKEGILHINGEACKREKIGEYLYHVENTGEIRRMDKYRETLPGGKSYEIIQEPDYQNPSNPYIKIANNTQEYVVPEGHYMGIGDNRDHSGDSRYLRDVRPSNIGYIPKQYVIGRASIKWFSLEDADIWQIWKWPSAIRFDRIMSPIR
- the rnc gene encoding ribonuclease III: MNFKFTEKQIKKLSTLLDWPIQNVVLFEEAFLHPSCSYLKASGARNYQRLEFLGDRVLGLLVSETLLKLFPNEPEGKIARRFTALVCMDMLAEISQKLNLAQFLFVLPGVSEEALKNSASSLADIVESVIAALYLDAGLEKTREFIEKHWMSYIQGHQTPPKDPKSALQEWLQAQGSPLPSYDLVETKGALHNPIFVVEVKGEGFLPAQGEGNSKKVAEHKAAQQVLNNLENIIKEIN
- the era gene encoding GTPase Era; this encodes MTTKCSFVALIGAPNAGKSTLINNFVGTKVSIVSPKVQTTRARVLGVLTEAETQLVFIDTPGIFKPEKRLQRAMVEAAWQGAYDADSIVLMVDAAKYKSHDNVQLFEKLKKLEKPKILVLNKIDLIAKVKLLEIVSFLHTRGTFESIFMISALTSDGVSDLKKHLTEKALTGPWHFPEGQLSNLTDRLFAAEITREQLFLKLHEELPYGLTVETESWEEFDNGSIKINQMITIDRAGHKAMILGAKGRMIKEISQTSREELEVHYGVKIHLYLFIRVRENWQDNPSHYKEMGIDFTK